One part of the Xylanimonas allomyrinae genome encodes these proteins:
- a CDS encoding glycosyltransferase family 4 protein produces MTTRARPLTVEAEPAFRTAHANPYNASLYRAVRRCGAHVDDLSVRRLLTRHVDIVHLHWPDLTFLSSHRPLAVLLRLVAFFGALRVARLRGTRLVWTAHNLASHEPRSTPALRALYRRLLVANIDGILTLTADGAQAVRSLDPDLASVPTFVTPHGHYRDDYDLTVSRDVARERLGVDPRVRLVVSVGQIRPYKNVPRLLEVFTQVPDVDARLAVVGKPAGGVDAAALRALADADPRITAELEFLPDDRLALWLRAADLVVLPYRRIQNSGSALLALSADRPVLVPAIGALTELADAVGPAWVRCYGGELDAATLGDALRWAAGPREQRCDLDAFAWDRIAEATVAAYEAVLGRPRPRGSRRIVSADGGPVRAGVSP; encoded by the coding sequence ATGACCACCCGAGCGCGCCCGCTGACCGTCGAGGCGGAACCCGCGTTCCGCACCGCTCACGCCAACCCGTACAACGCGAGCCTGTACCGCGCCGTGCGACGCTGCGGCGCGCACGTCGACGACCTGTCCGTGCGGCGCCTGCTCACGCGGCACGTCGACATCGTCCACCTGCACTGGCCCGATCTGACGTTCCTGTCCTCGCACCGCCCGCTGGCCGTGCTGCTGCGCCTGGTCGCGTTCTTCGGTGCGTTGCGCGTCGCCCGGCTGCGCGGCACCCGGCTGGTGTGGACGGCCCACAACCTCGCGAGCCACGAGCCGCGGTCCACGCCCGCGCTGCGCGCGCTGTACCGCCGGCTGCTCGTGGCCAACATCGACGGCATCCTGACGCTCACCGCCGACGGCGCCCAGGCCGTGCGGAGCCTCGACCCGGACCTGGCCTCCGTCCCCACGTTCGTGACCCCGCACGGCCACTACCGCGACGACTACGACCTCACGGTGTCGCGCGACGTGGCCCGCGAGCGCCTCGGCGTCGATCCCCGGGTGCGTCTGGTCGTCTCGGTCGGCCAGATCCGCCCGTACAAGAACGTGCCGCGGCTCCTGGAGGTGTTCACGCAGGTCCCGGACGTGGACGCGCGGCTCGCCGTCGTCGGGAAGCCTGCGGGCGGCGTCGACGCGGCCGCGCTGCGCGCGCTCGCGGACGCCGACCCGCGCATCACCGCCGAGCTCGAGTTCCTCCCGGACGACAGGCTCGCGCTGTGGCTGCGCGCCGCCGACCTCGTGGTGCTGCCCTACCGGCGGATCCAGAACTCGGGGTCGGCGCTGCTCGCGCTGTCGGCGGACCGTCCCGTGCTGGTTCCGGCCATCGGCGCCCTGACCGAGCTCGCCGACGCCGTCGGCCCGGCGTGGGTGCGCTGCTACGGCGGGGAGCTGGACGCCGCGACGCTGGGCGACGCGCTGCGGTGGGCGGCTGGTCCGCGGGAGCAGCGCTGCGACCTCGACGCGTTCGCGTGGGACCGCATCGCGGAGGCGACCGTCGCGGCCTACGAGGCGGTGCTCGGCCGGCCGCGTCCGCGCGGCTCGCGGCGGATCGTGAGCGCCGACGGCGGCCCGGTGCGGGCCGGCGTGTCTCCCTGA
- a CDS encoding MDR family MFS transporter has product MDAAPPTRSLIADASPVAATPTTGSPPRSKDRSTGRSTGRSTAQPDPGSAPASDRLPRTHFTAIALLLASTFVVILNETTMSVALPPIMADLHVTAATGQWLTTVFMLTMAVTIPTTGFLLQRFGTRVSYLLAMSLFSAGTLLALLAPSFGVLVGARVVQALGTAIMMPLLMTTVMNLVPPRHRGRVMGNVSLVISAAPALGPTLSGAVLGPLGWRGVFGVVLPIAVAALIVGAVLVRDVSVRERQRLDAVSIALAVAGFGGLVYGLSSLGEAVDGTTPVPPAAPLALGVAGVALFAWRQVRLQRHDDALLDLRVFASRGFSTSLAALAVSMLAMFGSFIVLPLVLQRALGLDPLVTGLLVLPGGLVMGLLGPVVGTLYDRVGPRPLVAPGAALVAAAFAALTTISPTTAWGFVLAAHMLLSLGLALVFTPLFTSALGSLPPRLYSHGSAALGTVQQLAGAAGTATFVALLTARSASLGAGGADAPHALTGGASLTFVVGAAVMLGAALLALGLRRVPAAEGAAPH; this is encoded by the coding sequence ATGGACGCCGCTCCCCCGACGAGGTCCCTCATCGCGGACGCCTCCCCGGTGGCCGCCACGCCCACCACCGGCTCACCCCCTCGGTCCAAAGACCGGTCCACAGGCCGGTCCACGGGCCGGTCCACAGCGCAGCCGGACCCCGGGTCCGCGCCGGCGTCGGACCGCCTCCCGCGGACGCACTTCACGGCGATCGCGCTCCTGCTGGCCTCGACGTTCGTCGTCATCCTCAACGAGACGACGATGAGCGTGGCTCTCCCGCCGATCATGGCGGACCTGCACGTCACGGCGGCCACGGGCCAGTGGCTGACGACGGTGTTCATGCTGACCATGGCCGTCACCATCCCCACGACGGGGTTCCTGCTGCAGCGCTTCGGCACGCGCGTGTCCTACCTGCTGGCGATGTCGCTGTTCAGCGCGGGCACGCTGCTGGCGTTGCTGGCCCCGTCGTTCGGCGTGCTCGTCGGCGCCCGCGTGGTCCAGGCGCTCGGCACCGCGATCATGATGCCTCTGCTCATGACGACGGTCATGAACCTGGTGCCGCCGCGGCACCGGGGCCGGGTCATGGGCAACGTGTCGCTCGTCATCTCGGCGGCTCCCGCGCTCGGCCCGACGCTCTCGGGTGCCGTGCTCGGGCCGCTCGGGTGGCGCGGCGTCTTCGGCGTGGTGCTGCCGATCGCGGTCGCGGCGCTCATCGTCGGCGCGGTGCTGGTGCGCGACGTCTCGGTGCGGGAGCGGCAGCGCCTCGACGCGGTGTCGATCGCGCTGGCCGTGGCCGGGTTCGGCGGTCTGGTCTACGGCCTGTCGTCGCTGGGTGAGGCCGTCGACGGCACGACGCCGGTGCCGCCCGCCGCTCCGCTGGCTCTCGGTGTCGCCGGGGTGGCGTTGTTCGCGTGGCGGCAGGTGCGCCTGCAGCGTCACGACGACGCGCTGCTCGACCTGCGCGTCTTCGCCTCACGAGGCTTCTCCACGAGCCTGGCCGCGCTGGCGGTGTCGATGCTCGCGATGTTCGGCTCGTTCATCGTGCTGCCGCTCGTGCTCCAGCGTGCGCTGGGCCTGGACCCGCTGGTCACGGGCCTGCTGGTGCTGCCCGGCGGGCTCGTGATGGGCCTGCTGGGGCCCGTGGTCGGCACCCTGTACGACCGGGTGGGGCCGCGCCCGCTGGTGGCTCCGGGGGCGGCGCTGGTCGCGGCCGCGTTCGCCGCGCTGACGACGATCAGCCCGACGACGGCCTGGGGGTTCGTGCTCGCCGCCCACATGCTGCTCAGCCTGGGCCTCGCGCTGGTGTTCACGCCGCTGTTCACGTCGGCTCTCGGCTCCCTGCCTCCGCGGCTGTACTCGCACGGGTCGGCCGCCCTCGGCACGGTGCAGCAGCTCGCGGGCGCCGCCGGGACGGCGACGTTCGTCGCACTGCTCACCGCGCGGTCGGCCTCGCTGGGCGCAGGCGGGGCCGACGCCCCGCACGCGCTCACGGGCGGCGCGAGCCTCACGTTCGTCGTCGGGGCGGCGGTCATGCTCGGGGCGGCCCTGCTCGCCCTGGGGCTGCGCCGCGTCCCGGCAGCCGAGGGGGCGGCGCCGCACTGA
- a CDS encoding CCA tRNA nucleotidyltransferase — protein MAPAAIELGTLFRSAGHELALVGGPVRDAFLGRASNDLDFATSASPDQTQELLARWGDAHWDIGKEFGTIGARRFARPPRAGSGAGEGGAGEEGGTAGAADIVVEVTTYRSDQYDPASRKPVVAFGDTLDGDLSRRDFTVNAMAVRVPELTFVDPFDGLGDLARRVLRTPIAPERSFDDDPLRMLRAARFAAQLGFAVDPGTLAALESMVDRIEIVSAERVQAELSKLLLADRPRRGLEVLVETGLAGHVLPELPALKLEIDEHHRHKDVYQHSLTVLEQAIAQETGPDGPVPGPDLVLRLASLLHDIGKPATRRFEPGGGVSFHHHEIVGAKLATRRLRALKYEKQVVKDVARLIELHLRFHGYADASTGGGLSPAWTDSAVRRYVTDAGPLLERLHRLTRADSTTRNKRKAQRLADAYTDLERRIEALRAQEEIDAIRPDLDGTQIMSILGIGPSREVGAAYKHLLALRMEHGPLGTERAEAELRAWWEQQQGSADG, from the coding sequence ATGGCACCCGCCGCGATCGAGCTGGGCACGCTGTTCAGGTCCGCGGGCCACGAGCTCGCGCTCGTCGGCGGCCCCGTGCGCGACGCGTTCCTCGGGCGCGCCAGCAACGACCTGGACTTCGCGACGTCGGCGTCCCCGGACCAGACCCAGGAGCTGCTCGCCCGGTGGGGCGACGCGCACTGGGACATCGGCAAGGAGTTCGGGACGATCGGCGCGCGCCGCTTCGCCCGCCCGCCGCGCGCCGGGAGTGGCGCCGGCGAGGGAGGTGCCGGCGAGGAGGGCGGCACGGCGGGAGCCGCCGACATCGTCGTCGAGGTCACCACCTACCGCTCGGACCAGTACGACCCCGCCTCGCGCAAGCCCGTGGTCGCGTTCGGCGACACGCTCGACGGCGACCTGTCGCGGCGCGACTTCACCGTCAACGCCATGGCCGTGCGCGTGCCCGAGCTGACGTTCGTCGACCCGTTCGACGGGCTGGGCGACCTGGCGCGCCGTGTGCTGCGCACCCCCATCGCACCCGAGCGCTCGTTCGACGACGACCCGCTGCGCATGCTCCGCGCGGCCCGGTTCGCCGCACAGCTCGGCTTCGCCGTCGACCCGGGGACGCTCGCCGCGCTCGAGTCGATGGTGGACCGCATCGAGATCGTCTCGGCCGAGCGCGTGCAGGCCGAGCTCAGCAAGCTGCTGCTGGCCGACCGCCCACGGCGCGGGCTCGAGGTGCTCGTCGAGACGGGCCTGGCGGGCCACGTGCTGCCCGAGCTGCCCGCGCTCAAGCTGGAGATCGACGAGCACCACCGCCACAAGGACGTCTACCAGCACTCCCTCACCGTGCTCGAGCAGGCGATCGCCCAGGAGACGGGCCCCGACGGTCCCGTGCCGGGACCCGACCTCGTGCTGCGCCTGGCGTCCCTGCTGCACGACATCGGCAAGCCGGCCACGCGGCGGTTCGAGCCGGGCGGCGGCGTCTCGTTCCACCACCACGAGATCGTCGGCGCGAAGCTCGCGACCCGGCGCCTGCGTGCCCTGAAGTACGAGAAGCAGGTGGTCAAGGACGTCGCCCGGCTCATCGAGCTGCACCTGCGCTTCCATGGGTACGCCGACGCGTCCACCGGCGGAGGCCTGAGCCCCGCCTGGACCGACTCGGCCGTGCGTCGCTACGTCACCGACGCCGGGCCGCTGCTCGAGCGCCTGCACCGGCTGACACGCGCCGACTCCACGACACGCAACAAGCGCAAGGCGCAACGGCTCGCCGACGCCTACACCGACCTGGAACGCCGCATCGAGGCGCTGCGCGCCCAGGAGGAGATCGACGCGATCCGCCCGGACCTCGACGGGACGCAGATCATGTCGATCCTCGGGATCGGGCCGAGCCGCGAGGTCGGGGCCGCGTACAAGCACCTGCTCGCGCTCCGCATGGAGCACGGCCCGCTGGGCACTGAGCGCGCCGAGGCCGAGCTGCGGGCGTGGTGGGAGCAGCAGCAGGGGTCGGCGGACGGCTGA
- a CDS encoding NUDIX hydrolase — protein sequence MPPGGSPLRVDPRRLRPTPGAPPGTGGLSPLPTPVTPQQHLPVVDETSAGGVVVRPADDGEDGPQAAVIVRRNRAGRLEWCLPKGHLEGTETPQQAAIREVFEETGIAGEIRTTLGVIDYWFSGETRRVHKVVHHYLLSMTGGTLTVEGDPDQEAEDAFWVPVGMLPERLSYPNEQRLAVIARQLLVRAPGLARPGSPQ from the coding sequence ATGCCTCCGGGCGGAAGCCCGTTGCGTGTCGATCCCCGGCGCTTGCGCCCCACGCCCGGCGCTCCGCCCGGCACGGGCGGCCTGAGCCCGCTGCCGACCCCCGTCACCCCGCAGCAGCACCTGCCCGTCGTCGACGAGACGTCGGCGGGCGGCGTCGTCGTGCGCCCCGCCGACGACGGCGAGGACGGGCCGCAGGCCGCGGTGATCGTGCGGCGCAACCGCGCCGGACGCCTCGAGTGGTGCCTGCCGAAAGGGCACCTCGAGGGCACGGAGACCCCGCAGCAGGCCGCGATCCGCGAGGTCTTCGAGGAGACGGGCATCGCGGGCGAGATCCGCACGACGCTCGGCGTCATCGACTACTGGTTCTCGGGCGAGACGCGCCGCGTCCACAAGGTCGTCCACCACTACCTGCTGAGCATGACGGGCGGCACCCTCACGGTCGAGGGAGATCCTGACCAGGAGGCCGAGGACGCCTTCTGGGTGCCGGTCGGCATGCTCCCCGAGCGCCTGTCGTACCCCAACGAGCAGCGGCTCGCGGTCATCGCGCGCCAGCTGCTCGTCCGCGCCCCCGGCCTCGCGCGGCCCGGATCCCCGCAGTGA
- a CDS encoding DUF6049 family protein has product MTVANPTAEVLEGASVRLWIGWKRVLSRSDLAAWADGTGGRPGTPQKTLDVPSLAAGAHIDLTFSLPVDGLRLTGDDRAPRELAITLADGRSTLAAVHSFLLWDPAPPGEGTPSGDSGARGTTPESPEPPSPEPSDTGQTGTGKTGTGKTGTVGLSLLAPMTGPALDPADPHSAGALAALTAPGGPLARTLAAVGVAEGATGTRGALAIAVDPALVATATASHDPQTTAWAGAVTGLGDRTSVSPLPAYDPDLGALAHADLGAPDLTGALTAPLPAGWSVPSTWGATVAWPAGSTPDVATLAAARAAGLSTAVVMDGLAPSQGTATGLAAVGTNAGGVTALVADQALSQVLAAATDLAGGEAPVLSAAEATQRLLAETAVVAFQNAGDEPHLLATLPRGWSPDADALHATLGALQASGWVRLAPLDELRASPVPTVERTPLPGSQPQDGELAPLEVRRLADARSAVASLAAVADDPRAVTSLVAPGLAAPVSVAWRSSPTDRSTAVDAAIDAATTLRSALTVSVVNLEVTLISAAGALPVTVRNNLPVDATVDVVLRPDDARLIIESRPTIVVAAGTEARVNVPVSALASGDVDVQVQLLTPDGAQAADPVSLQLRVRAGWETVGTAVLAGLVALLLVFGIWRTVRRGRSPRRTSDADVPDPLIRGEAERRA; this is encoded by the coding sequence GTGACCGTCGCGAACCCGACCGCCGAGGTGCTCGAGGGGGCGAGCGTGCGACTGTGGATCGGGTGGAAGCGTGTGCTCTCCCGCAGCGACCTGGCCGCGTGGGCAGACGGCACCGGCGGGCGCCCGGGAACCCCGCAGAAGACGCTCGACGTCCCCTCGCTGGCGGCGGGCGCCCACATCGACCTGACGTTCTCGCTCCCCGTCGACGGCCTGCGCCTGACCGGCGACGATCGCGCACCGCGCGAGCTCGCGATCACGCTCGCGGACGGCCGCAGCACGCTCGCCGCCGTGCACTCGTTCCTGTTGTGGGACCCGGCTCCTCCGGGCGAGGGCACCCCGTCCGGGGACTCCGGAGCGCGGGGCACCACGCCGGAGAGCCCAGAACCACCGAGCCCAGAACCATCGGACACCGGACAGACGGGCACCGGGAAAACGGGCACCGGGAAAACAGGCACGGTCGGCCTCTCGCTCCTCGCCCCGATGACCGGCCCCGCGCTCGATCCGGCCGACCCCCATTCCGCTGGCGCGCTCGCGGCCCTGACCGCCCCTGGCGGCCCGCTCGCCCGCACGCTTGCCGCGGTGGGCGTGGCGGAGGGCGCGACGGGCACCCGAGGCGCGCTCGCGATCGCCGTCGACCCTGCCCTCGTCGCCACGGCGACGGCGTCGCACGATCCGCAGACCACGGCCTGGGCGGGTGCGGTGACGGGTCTCGGCGACCGCACGAGCGTGAGCCCGCTGCCCGCGTACGACCCCGACCTGGGCGCGCTCGCACACGCCGACCTGGGCGCCCCCGATCTCACCGGGGCGCTCACCGCGCCGCTCCCTGCGGGCTGGAGCGTGCCCTCGACATGGGGGGCGACGGTCGCCTGGCCCGCAGGGTCCACGCCCGACGTCGCCACGCTGGCGGCCGCACGGGCGGCTGGGCTGAGCACCGCCGTCGTCATGGACGGGCTCGCACCGTCGCAGGGGACGGCCACCGGTCTCGCGGCCGTCGGCACGAACGCGGGTGGCGTGACGGCACTCGTCGCCGACCAGGCGCTCTCGCAGGTGCTCGCCGCGGCGACCGACCTGGCCGGAGGTGAGGCCCCCGTCCTGTCGGCGGCCGAGGCGACGCAACGGCTTCTGGCAGAGACTGCGGTCGTCGCGTTCCAGAACGCCGGCGACGAGCCTCACCTGCTCGCGACACTGCCCCGCGGCTGGTCGCCCGACGCCGACGCGCTGCACGCCACGCTCGGGGCGCTCCAGGCGAGCGGGTGGGTGCGTCTGGCTCCGCTGGACGAGCTGCGCGCCTCACCGGTACCCACCGTGGAGCGCACTCCGTTGCCCGGCAGCCAGCCCCAGGACGGCGAGCTGGCGCCCTTGGAGGTGCGGCGGCTCGCCGACGCCCGCTCGGCGGTCGCCTCGCTCGCGGCAGTCGCCGACGATCCCCGCGCCGTGACGTCGCTCGTCGCCCCTGGCCTCGCCGCCCCGGTGTCGGTCGCGTGGCGCTCGTCGCCCACCGACCGATCGACGGCCGTCGACGCCGCGATCGACGCCGCGACGACCCTGCGCAGCGCACTGACCGTCTCGGTGGTGAACCTCGAGGTGACGCTCATCTCGGCGGCAGGGGCGCTTCCCGTCACGGTGCGCAACAACCTGCCGGTCGACGCGACGGTGGACGTGGTGCTGCGGCCCGACGACGCGCGCCTCATCATCGAGTCGCGGCCGACGATCGTCGTCGCGGCCGGCACGGAGGCTCGTGTGAACGTTCCGGTGAGTGCGCTCGCGTCGGGCGACGTCGACGTGCAGGTCCAGCTTCTGACGCCCGACGGCGCACAGGCGGCCGATCCGGTCAGCCTTCAGCTCCGCGTCCGTGCCGGGTGGGAGACCGTGGGGACCGCCGTCCTGGCCGGGCTGGTGGCGCTGCTCCTGGTCTTCGGCATCTGGCGGACCGTGCGGCGTGGACGGTCGCCGCGACGCACCTCCGACGCCGACGTGCCCGACCCGCTGATCCGCGGCGAGGCCGAACGGCGGGCGTGA
- the trxB gene encoding thioredoxin-disulfide reductase yields the protein MSDSVTDILDVPAPTIHDVVIVGSGPAGYTAAVYAARAGLAPVVVAGSVTAGGALMNTTEVENFPGFPEAVMGPDLMDKMREQAERFGAEVVWDDAESVDLTGDVKRILTGGGETYLARAVILATGSAYRELGLEDEKRLSGRGVSWCATCDGFFFREQEIAVVGGGDSAMEEATFLTRFASKVTLVHRRDSLRASKIMAERALANPKIEVAWNSEVAAIVGENQVSALTLRDTVTGEERELPVTGLFVAIGHEPRTELVKGQIDLDDEGYIRVEGRSTRTNLSGVFACGDAVDHTYRQAITAAGSGCSAALDAQAYLASLDDAATTPAPAKEYA from the coding sequence ATGAGTGACAGCGTGACCGACATCCTGGACGTTCCCGCGCCCACCATCCACGACGTCGTCATCGTGGGTTCGGGCCCTGCCGGCTACACCGCAGCGGTGTATGCGGCCCGGGCGGGGCTGGCTCCCGTGGTGGTCGCCGGCTCGGTGACCGCGGGCGGCGCGCTCATGAACACGACGGAGGTCGAGAACTTCCCCGGGTTCCCCGAGGCCGTCATGGGGCCCGACCTCATGGACAAGATGCGCGAGCAGGCCGAGAGGTTCGGCGCCGAGGTCGTCTGGGACGACGCCGAGAGCGTCGACCTCACCGGCGACGTGAAGCGCATCCTCACCGGCGGTGGAGAGACATACCTGGCGCGCGCCGTCATCCTCGCGACCGGCTCGGCCTACCGCGAGCTCGGTCTGGAGGACGAGAAGCGGCTCTCGGGCCGCGGCGTGTCCTGGTGCGCGACCTGCGACGGGTTCTTCTTCCGCGAGCAGGAGATCGCCGTCGTCGGTGGCGGCGACTCCGCGATGGAGGAGGCCACCTTCCTGACGCGGTTCGCCTCGAAGGTCACCCTCGTGCACCGCCGCGACTCGCTGCGGGCGTCGAAGATCATGGCCGAGCGCGCTCTGGCGAACCCGAAGATCGAGGTCGCCTGGAACAGCGAGGTCGCCGCGATCGTCGGCGAGAACCAGGTCTCGGCGCTCACGTTGCGCGACACGGTCACCGGTGAGGAGCGTGAGCTGCCCGTCACGGGTCTGTTCGTGGCCATCGGGCACGAGCCGCGCACCGAGCTGGTCAAGGGCCAGATCGACCTCGACGACGAGGGCTACATCCGGGTCGAGGGCCGCTCGACGCGCACCAACCTGTCTGGCGTCTTCGCCTGCGGCGACGCCGTCGACCACACCTACCGCCAGGCGATCACGGCCGCCGGGTCAGGCTGCTCCGCAGCCCTCGACGCGCAGGCGTACCTCGCCTCGCTCGACGACGCGGCCACGACGCCAGCGCCCGCCAAGGAGTACGCATGA